The proteins below come from a single Rosa rugosa chromosome 2, drRosRugo1.1, whole genome shotgun sequence genomic window:
- the LOC133729265 gene encoding nuclear intron maturase 1, mitochondrial, which yields MGKGTAHSLPRFIFSLRPFVEHLVRTSHFPRPSTFARALSSSLTAPPPLKDQQDPYALLKQDPIEICSNLWVKAFSSPPTTTFPNLTGFLSKFDLWVLAYQRCCAHVTGTFPPRNAVHSHVLHDLLSLRNAVVKGNYAWNKKTHQFIRSPNDRPSTEVVSKRKLQAMLESDEPCFQDRIVQEVLLMIIEPVFEARFSPKAHGFRPGRNAHTVIRTIRSNFAGYLWFLKGDVSEVFENVDGNVVMGCLEQAVRDRKILGLVKSALRAPNRIQSSDGDEQWPRKKKKKKVSKKKKILNDKEAKPDPYWLRTFFNFAPEEAAKVPCYGNCGILSPLLSNVCLNELDQVMEEKIVEFFRPSETDSIWKNSINDGCHNPAWPEFVPASGDEKTRKMDYIRYGGHFLIGIRGPREDAVDMRKQIIEFCERRFGLRLDNAKLEIEHITRGIQFLDHIICRRVIHPTLRYTATGGNVVSEKGVGTLLSVTASLQQCIRQFRRLAFVKGDKDPEPLPCTPMLYSSQAHTNSQMNKLLETMADWYRYADNRKKVVGFCAYVIRSSLAKLYAARYRLKSRAKVYSIATRDLSRPLRESSNNSAPEYSDLLRMGLVDAIEGVRFSHMSLIPSCDYSPFPRNWVPDHERLLRDYIRLEDPKFFCALHRSIKKDGLSLPQDEISELLWHFKSVGVRNYLLKEKRKQKHDVVDIRGT from the coding sequence ATGGGAAAGGGCACCGCACACTCCCTCCCTCGCTTCATCTTCTCACTGCGACCTTTCGTCGAGCACCTGGTGCGCACCTCCCATTTTCCCAGACCTTCAACTTTCGCTCgcgctctctcttcttccctcaCCGCCCCACCTCCCCTGAAAGACCAGCAAGACCCCTACGCCCTCCTCAAACAAGACCCAATTGAAATCTGCTCCAATCTCTGGGTCAAAGCCTTCTCCTCCCCACCAACCACGACCTTCCCCAACCTCACCGGCTTCCTCTCCAAATTCGACCTCTGGGTCCTCGCCTACCAGCGCTGCTGCGCCCACGTGACCGGCACGTTCCCTCCCCGCAACGCCGTCCACTCCCACGTCCTCCACGACCTCCTCTCCCTCCGAAACGCCGTCGTTAAAGGAAACTATGCCTGGAACAAGAAGACCCACCAGTTCATTCGGAGCCCCAACGACAGGCCCAGCACCGAGGTCGTCTCCAAGCGGAAGCTCCAGGCAATGCTCGAGTCCGACGAGCCTTGCTTTCAGGATAGGATTGTGCAGGAGGTGTTGCTGATGATCATTGAGCCGGTTTTCGAGGCCCGATTCTCGCCGAAAGCCCATGGGTTTCGGCCCGGCCGGAATGCCCACACTGTAATTCGGACCATCCGGAGCAACTTCGCCGGGTACTTGTGGTTTCTGAAGGGAGATGTCAGTGAGGTTTTCGAAAATGTGGATGGAAATGTGGTGATGGGTTGCTTGGAGCAGGCAGTGAGGGATAGGAAGATATTGGGTTTGGTGAAATCTGCACTCAGAGCACCGAATCGGATACAGAGCAGTGATGGTGATGAACAATGgccgaggaagaagaagaagaagaaggtttcaaagaagaagaagattttgaATGACAAGGAAGCGAAACCGGACCCGTATTGGCTCAGAACCTTTTTCAACTTTGCACCTGAGGAAGCAGCTAAGGTACCTTGTTATGGGAACTGTGGAATTTTGAGTCCTTTACTTTCGAATGTGTGTCTGAATGAGTTGGATCAAGTTATGGAAGAGAAGATAGTTGAGTTTTTTAGGCCATCTGAGACTGATTCTATATGGAAAAATTCGATTAATGATGGCTGTCATAACCCGGCTTGGCCGGAGTTTGTGCCTGCGAGTGGGGATGAGAAAACAAGGAAAATGGATTACATTAGGTATGGGGGTCATTTCTTGATTGGTATTCGAGGGCCTAGAGAGGATGCAGTGGATATGCGAAAGCAAATCATTGAGTTTTGTGAGAGAAGATTCGGGTTAAGGTTGGATAATGCTAAATTGGAGATTGAACACATAACTAGGGGGATTCAGTTTTTGGACCATATAATTTGCAGGAGGGTTATACACCCTACACTTAGGTACACAGCCACTGGTGGTAATGTTGTGAGTGAAAAAGGTGTAGGGACTTTGCTTTCAGTTACTGCTAGCTTACAACAATGTATTCGCCAATTCCGGCGGCTTGCATTTGTTAAGGGTGATAAAGATCCTGAGCCATTGCCCTGCACTCCGATGCTTTACTCGAGTCAAGCTCATACTAACTCTCAGATGAATAAGTTATTGGAGACCATGGCTGATTGGTACAGATACGCTGATAATCGCAAGAAAGTTGTTGGTTTTTGTGCTTATGTGATTCGCAGCTCTTTGGCTAAACTGTATGCTGCAAGGTATAGACTAAAATCAAGGGCCAAAGTGTATAGTATAGCTACCCGCGATCTCAGTCGTCCACTGAGGGAGAGCAGTAACAACTCTGCACCTGAATATTCTGATCTATTAAGGATGGGACTTGTTGATGCAATTGAAGGTGTTCGGTTCTCGCACATGTCTTTGATCCCATCTTGTGATTACTCGCCATTTCCTAGGAATTGGGTTCCAGATCATGAGCGGCTCTTACGAGACTACATCAGACTTGAAGACCCAAAGTTCTTCTGTGCCTTACATAGATCAATTAAAAAAGATGGTTTAAGTTTGCCTCAAGATGAGATATCTGAACTTCTGTGGCATTTCAAGTCCGTTGGGGTTCGGAACTATCTGCTAAAGgagaaaaggaaacaaaaacatGATGTCGTGGACATTCGTGGTACATGA